CCAAGCTGATCGATGCACCCGTGCCGAGCGCGTCAGTGGTGGCCGAGGAGCAGCGCCTGCTCGACACGCCCGCACCGGCGCCGATCGCCGCGCCGCCGGGTCAGGGTGATCTGAGCCAGCCCCACGCCGAGCGCCAGCCGCGGCCACCGGAACCCGCCGATGGACATCCGCTCCGCTGATCTGGCTGATTTCGCTGCCTGCCAGGCGCTGCCAGACACGATCCAGAGCACGCACGTCTGGCAACTGCGGCTGGTACATCCGCCGCTGGCGCCCCAGCCCGGCGACGAGGTCGGCGGCATCCTGACGCGCACACGCCTGCCGCGCCCGGTCACGCTCGCCCCCGCCAGCCAGGAGTCGCTGGCCGACCTGTGGCAGCGCGCCACAGAGGTGCTGGTTGCCGAGGAGCAGGCCACGCTGGTCGGCTACGTGGTGCTGACGACGCCGCCTGAA
The sequence above is a segment of the Kallotenue papyrolyticum genome. Coding sequences within it:
- a CDS encoding GNAT family N-acetyltransferase produces the protein MDIRSADLADFAACQALPDTIQSTHVWQLRLVHPPLAPQPGDEVGGILTRTRLPRPVTLAPASQESLADLWQRATEVLVAEEQATLVGYVVLTTPPELPATRIERLVVAPALRRQGIGGLLLAAAMQWSRSFGYEALIAFCAARNDPAARFYLRYGLRFAGYSEALLPRGEIALFFQRSL